A DNA window from Dethiosulfovibrio faecalis contains the following coding sequences:
- a CDS encoding glycosyltransferase family 4 protein: protein MRIVHLLPGLDIGGVERHVVDLASEQARSGHQVTVVSGGGRMTSELHPEVIHIKLPIHVKEPFTGGLCALRLAIMARSGKWDILHAHSRVPAWVAWWTSVLSGVPFVVTCHAIYSLNAGLIPYRHADGAICVSQAVKDHQRDWLPRRSTVIKNGIVDPGVRWAPHHDKGPFRFLFVGRLTSVKGIDFLIDVLLSMTDRDDWVLDVAGEGPLEVQLKEKIASARLGDRIDFLGYRDDVVDLMARCDCCLFPSRSEGAGLVLLTALTMGVPLIASDLPAFKESLPPNAMIPLNKERWSDALEAYLDGKAVFSEVRRNLSLSDMAEEIEDLYLEVRRRKEVEPS from the coding sequence ATGAGGATAGTACACCTCCTGCCGGGGCTGGACATCGGAGGGGTGGAGCGTCACGTGGTGGACCTGGCCTCCGAACAGGCCAGATCGGGCCACCAGGTCACGGTGGTGTCCGGCGGCGGACGGATGACGTCGGAACTGCATCCCGAGGTCATCCATATAAAGCTCCCCATACACGTAAAAGAGCCCTTTACCGGCGGCCTCTGTGCGTTGAGACTGGCTATTATGGCCCGATCCGGAAAATGGGATATCCTTCACGCTCATTCCAGGGTCCCCGCCTGGGTGGCCTGGTGGACCTCCGTTCTGTCCGGAGTTCCCTTCGTCGTGACCTGTCACGCCATATACTCGCTGAACGCCGGCCTGATCCCATACCGTCACGCCGACGGCGCCATCTGTGTATCTCAGGCGGTGAAGGATCACCAGAGAGATTGGCTTCCCCGGCGGTCGACTGTCATAAAAAACGGCATAGTCGATCCGGGCGTTCGATGGGCTCCTCACCACGATAAGGGGCCCTTTCGTTTTCTCTTCGTCGGTCGCCTGACCAGTGTAAAGGGAATAGACTTTCTGATAGATGTCCTTCTATCCATGACGGATCGAGACGACTGGGTTTTGGACGTAGCCGGCGAGGGGCCCCTGGAGGTTCAGCTTAAAGAGAAGATCGCCTCGGCTCGATTGGGCGACAGGATAGACTTTCTGGGATACAGGGACGACGTGGTCGACCTGATGGCCCGGTGCGATTGCTGTCTTTTCCCATCCAGAAGCGAGGGAGCGGGGCTGGTCCTTTTGACCGCTCTGACCATGGGAGTTCCCCTTATAGCGTCGGACCTTCCAGCCTTCAAAGAGAGCTTGCCCCCTAATGCAATGATCCCATTGAATAAAGAACGCTGGAGCGACGCTCTCGAGGCTTATCTGGACGGTAAAGCCGTTTTTTCGGAAGTCAGAAGGAATCTCTCTCTTTCCGATATGGCGGAGGAAATAGAGGACCTATATCTCGAAGTCAGAAGACGAAAAGAGGTTGAACCGTCATGA
- a CDS encoding mitochondrial fission ELM1 family protein: MKNDRSDGPSLVLILSDGIRGHLHQSEGIARWISRNTGADIVRMDVPKYGGGRRALLLKLLGRRLPKLDRLGTRRWLHWTGEKGLALLECYRKALDERGLSGSDSLVISTGSSAAPFCLALSKVMGGKSCVVMTPSVIGVEPFDYGVVPSHDGICGGSAIETLGAPNFVSPEDLERSAEKLLRDHPGSEEKWGVLVGGDDQNYRLDATWADMTVGVLLRIAEERGLSLYITTSRRTSLETEKRIREICKDNDRVSMLLLASESDENPVPGILGACDRVFCTEDSVSMISEAATSGSKVYLLRVGRQPGWRRFAQEFTVRLIKWKILPERFSWGTPRFDRMIDRFVERGLLTEMPSDVMAWRPMLNRPVGKAPEFNEARRAADWILENWK; the protein is encoded by the coding sequence ATGAAAAATGACAGATCCGACGGCCCTTCGCTTGTGTTGATCCTCTCGGACGGGATAAGGGGTCACCTGCACCAGAGCGAGGGCATAGCAAGATGGATATCGAGGAACACCGGTGCCGATATCGTAAGGATGGACGTGCCGAAATACGGAGGGGGCAGGAGGGCTTTGCTGCTCAAACTTTTGGGCCGAAGGCTTCCCAAACTGGACAGACTCGGAACGAGACGATGGCTTCACTGGACCGGAGAAAAAGGACTGGCTCTCTTGGAGTGCTACCGCAAGGCCCTGGACGAGAGGGGCCTGTCCGGTTCGGACAGTCTCGTGATCTCCACAGGCAGCTCCGCTGCTCCATTCTGTCTTGCCCTTTCAAAGGTCATGGGGGGAAAATCCTGCGTGGTTATGACCCCCTCGGTCATAGGGGTCGAGCCCTTCGACTACGGCGTGGTTCCGAGCCACGACGGAATATGCGGAGGCTCCGCCATTGAAACCCTGGGAGCTCCGAACTTCGTCAGCCCGGAGGATCTGGAGAGATCGGCGGAAAAACTCCTGAGAGATCATCCCGGATCAGAGGAAAAATGGGGTGTCCTTGTCGGTGGAGATGACCAGAACTACCGGCTCGACGCCACCTGGGCGGACATGACCGTAGGGGTATTGCTTCGCATAGCCGAGGAAAGAGGACTGTCTCTCTACATCACCACATCCAGACGCACCTCTTTGGAGACGGAAAAACGCATAAGGGAGATCTGTAAGGACAACGACAGGGTGTCCATGCTACTTCTCGCCTCGGAGAGCGACGAAAATCCCGTCCCGGGAATTCTCGGTGCCTGCGACAGGGTATTCTGTACCGAGGACTCCGTGTCGATGATATCCGAGGCCGCCACCTCGGGATCCAAGGTGTACCTCCTGAGGGTGGGAAGACAGCCCGGATGGAGACGGTTTGCCCAGGAGTTTACGGTACGCCTCATAAAATGGAAGATACTGCCGGAGAGGTTTTCATGGGGAACCCCCAGGTTCGATAGAATGATAGATAGATTCGTTGAACGAGGGCTTTTAACCGAGATGCCCTCGGACGTCATGGCCTGGCGTCCTATGCTGAACCGACCTGTCGGCAAGGCTCCGGAGTTCAACGAAGCCCGTCGGGCCGCCGATTGGATATTGGAGAACTGGAAATGA
- the larC gene encoding nickel pincer cofactor biosynthesis protein LarC, whose amino-acid sequence MRTLYLEPFAGIAGDMFIGAMIDLGLFSKDEFISAMKGLDLDDYGLSIEKGIRRGISGTDFKVEVHSGDHHHGHDHGHCHRHLSDILSILERSSLPENVKNRSERAFRMLAQAEASVHGVDLESIHFHEVGAVDSIVDVVGSFMALHMAGADRVVSSPVNVGSGTVKCAHGVLPVPAPATARLLEGIPVISQGDPLERTTPTGALILKTSVESYGSLPSGRIVATGYGLGDKDTELPNALRITLLEEEEDEKLPWIPGEAVVLEANVDDMNPQDFASAMEKLFDAGAWDVFLTSIMMKKQRPGTRITCVCSLELERRCAEIILKNTSTIGLRCRRENRYTLRREETMELTSLGPVRLKKAYWGDRIVKRTIEYDDLKDISERHTIPLMELRDRLTSELGVWTDEK is encoded by the coding sequence ATGAGAACCCTCTATCTGGAGCCCTTCGCAGGCATAGCGGGGGATATGTTCATAGGTGCCATGATCGACCTGGGACTCTTCTCTAAAGATGAGTTCATCTCGGCCATGAAAGGACTGGATCTGGACGACTACGGTCTTTCCATAGAAAAAGGCATTAGACGGGGAATCTCCGGCACCGATTTCAAGGTAGAGGTCCATTCCGGCGATCATCATCACGGTCATGACCACGGCCACTGTCACAGACATCTCTCGGACATACTGTCCATACTGGAAAGGTCCTCCCTGCCGGAAAACGTCAAGAACAGGTCCGAACGGGCCTTCCGGATGCTGGCTCAGGCGGAGGCCTCGGTCCACGGGGTCGATCTCGAGTCCATACATTTTCACGAGGTCGGAGCGGTGGACTCCATAGTGGATGTAGTAGGATCCTTTATGGCACTGCACATGGCCGGGGCGGATAGGGTAGTCTCGTCGCCGGTCAACGTCGGTTCCGGAACGGTGAAATGCGCCCACGGGGTTCTGCCCGTTCCTGCTCCCGCCACCGCCAGGCTTCTCGAGGGAATACCGGTTATCTCTCAGGGGGACCCTCTGGAGAGGACCACCCCCACAGGAGCCCTCATACTGAAGACCTCGGTGGAATCCTACGGCTCTCTTCCAAGCGGCCGCATAGTCGCCACAGGCTACGGCCTGGGGGACAAGGACACCGAGCTTCCCAACGCCCTGAGGATAACCCTGCTGGAAGAGGAAGAGGACGAAAAACTTCCCTGGATTCCCGGGGAAGCCGTCGTCCTGGAGGCCAACGTGGACGACATGAACCCCCAGGATTTCGCCTCCGCCATGGAAAAACTCTTCGACGCCGGAGCCTGGGACGTTTTTCTGACATCGATCATGATGAAAAAACAGCGTCCGGGAACCAGAATAACCTGCGTGTGCTCTCTTGAACTGGAAAGACGGTGTGCCGAGATCATATTGAAAAACACCTCCACCATAGGGCTTCGATGCCGCAGGGAGAACCGATACACCCTGAGAAGAGAGGAAACGATGGAGCTCACGTCCCTCGGGCCGGTCAGGCTGAAAAAAGCCTACTGGGGAGACAGGATAGTGAAGAGAACCATCGAATACGACGACTTGAAAGACATATCGGAAAGACATACCATACCCTTGATGGAGTTGAGAGACAGACTTACGTCAGAACTGGGGGTATGGACGGATGAAAAATGA
- the kdsB gene encoding 3-deoxy-manno-octulosonate cytidylyltransferase codes for MEIVAVIPARYGSSRLPGKPLCDLGGKPVIQHVYERTMSAGRISRVMVATDDERIAQAVRSFGGEAVMTSPDHPNGTCRVAEAIKGVSCDGVVNVQGDEPFMDPALVDQVGLCLCENPEVPMVSLRYPLSEEEIDNPNRVKVVVDQADRALYFSRSPIPYRRVSGATVYGHLGIYGYRRDFLDRYISLEPTPLSESESLEQLRAIEHGYDIMVPVARGRHAPGIDTDSDLLWARKELEKEMS; via the coding sequence ATGGAGATAGTTGCGGTAATACCGGCCCGTTACGGCTCCTCCCGTCTGCCCGGCAAGCCTCTTTGCGACCTGGGAGGCAAGCCGGTGATACAGCACGTCTACGAGAGGACTATGTCCGCCGGTCGGATAAGCCGGGTCATGGTCGCCACCGACGACGAGCGGATCGCCCAGGCGGTCCGCTCCTTCGGCGGAGAGGCGGTCATGACCTCTCCGGACCATCCCAACGGCACCTGCCGGGTGGCCGAGGCCATAAAGGGCGTTTCCTGCGACGGAGTCGTCAACGTCCAGGGAGACGAGCCCTTCATGGATCCCGCCCTGGTGGACCAGGTGGGTCTCTGTCTCTGTGAAAACCCGGAGGTACCTATGGTATCCCTCAGGTATCCTCTGTCGGAGGAGGAGATAGACAACCCCAACAGGGTCAAGGTAGTGGTGGACCAGGCGGACAGAGCCCTCTACTTCAGCCGGTCTCCCATTCCATACAGAAGAGTTTCCGGCGCAACAGTCTATGGTCATCTGGGAATATACGGCTACAGGAGGGATTTTCTGGATAGATACATTTCCCTGGAACCCACCCCTCTGTCTGAGAGCGAATCGCTGGAACAGCTCAGGGCGATCGAACACGGTTACGACATAATGGTCCCTGTGGCACGGGGAAGACACGCCCCCGGCATAGACACCGATTCGGACCTTCTGTGGGCTAGAAAAGAATTGGAAAAGGAGATGTCATGA